From the genome of Pseudomonas mohnii:
GAGCTCCCGACGAAAAATGTATTGGAATACTATTCCAATCTTTGTGAGGCTGCAAACGAAGGGACCGTTCAGTTTACAGCCCACCATTTATCGCGGGTGCTCATGACTCATTGCCAAAGAGAAGGCCTGGCTGTGTTGCTGTCAGCTCACCTGGCCGCGCAAAAAAGGATAATCACGCTAATCCTGGTGTCCCGGCAGTGAAGGACTCAGATCCCGAAAAACTTCTTGTAGCAACCTAATTGCTCACTGAGCATGTAGCTTCCTGGATGCACAGGGTGGCCCGCAGCTTGCGCCACGCGTAGCAGGCGAGTCTCGACGGGTTGCATGATGATATCTGCCACCAGTGTTCCGGGAGACAGGTCGGCGAGATCAATAGGAAGTGGATCTTCATCCGAGAGCCCTAACGGCGTAGCGTTGATGACAACGTCAACCAACCTAAGGTGTTGCGGCTGAGCAACCTCGCATCGCCCCGGCCAATGTTGATCCAGCCTGGCGAGCAGTGCTTGGGCTTTGACCGTATCCGGTTCTTGCAGATACAACCGGTCTATTCCTGCTTGCAGTAATGCTGCAGCTATCGAACTTCCCGCACCACCACCTCCGGCTATTACGACACGCTTCCCCGCCAGTTCGTACCCCTTGCGCTGCATGCCCAGGACAAAGCCTGTGCCATCGAAGTTATCAGCCTCCCACACTCCTTGTTCGTTGCGCCGCAATGCGTTGGTGCTGCCGGAGACCTGAACGGCGAGGCTCACCTTATCCGCGAACTCACGAGCGGCAAACTTGTACGGGATGGTGATCAGCATTCCCGAAAAATTTTCCATCGCTTGTAGGCCGCGTATCACGGTAGCGAGCTGTTCAGGGCGCGCATGCACCGCAATCATCACCGCATCCACGCCTTCCTCGGTGAACACCTTATTCAGTAACTGTGGAGCCTTCACCTGTTTTACCGGATCACCTACAACCGCAAAAATTCGGGTATTGCCTGTAGGACTGGGTATCAACAACTCAGACATCACGTTCTCCTAGGGTATTCCATGGCTTTGTCCGGCGTACTACCCGCCCGGGATGAATACGATGCGG
Proteins encoded in this window:
- a CDS encoding shikimate dehydrogenase family protein, coding for MSELLIPSPTGNTRIFAVVGDPVKQVKAPQLLNKVFTEEGVDAVMIAVHARPEQLATVIRGLQAMENFSGMLITIPYKFAAREFADKVSLAVQVSGSTNALRRNEQGVWEADNFDGTGFVLGMQRKGYELAGKRVVIAGGGGAGSSIAAALLQAGIDRLYLQEPDTVKAQALLARLDQHWPGRCEVAQPQHLRLVDVVINATPLGLSDEDPLPIDLADLSPGTLVADIIMQPVETRLLRVAQAAGHPVHPGSYMLSEQLGCYKKFFGI